The Bubalus bubalis isolate 160015118507 breed Murrah chromosome 18, NDDB_SH_1, whole genome shotgun sequence genome contains a region encoding:
- the LOC102409567 gene encoding cationic amino acid transporter 3, whose translation MSTMLGQYLRQFGQKLVRRKPQFREEPESSETPPPNTLDLVVIGLDNMLGAGIYILIGGVAKFVAGPAIILFLLVAGLTIVFSGLCYVELAAGVERPGTVYFISYVTMGQLYAFITGWNLLLYLIIAIACIARAWSSTFDSLIGNHISEALEGTFSLQMPYFLASFPDFLALGLVLLLTGLLALRVYESTLIYKVFTCLNILVLSFIILSGFIKGDLHNWKLTEQDYTLAAAGSGDAYSLGLLGSGGFVPFAFDGILQGAATCFYAFVGFAGIVSAGRKASNPQWSMPLAVVISFFICFLVCFGVSAALTLMVPYYLIQLESPLPQAFVYVGWDSAKYVVAVGTLSILLYSLLSIMFIMSQLTYAMAEDGLLFRGLAWIPAPTDARTIIIHTTDARIIVHTVAPTGTPIMAILVPGTLAAVMALLLDFTDLVDLMSFQSLLAYSLVTFSVLVLRYQPAQNGSKKEKTEEETETKPEVEGGPLESEPEAGTSNILKSLWFPPSTIPTRKSGQIVYGCASLVVLLLIILSLILYRWSTQVFSGDPVLTTVAVLLLLLITGVTVIIWRQPQNPSTLPFRVGDLMCPKCPPQVKEVCVL comes from the exons ATGTCTACGATGCTGGGTCAGTATCTTCGCCAGTTTGGTCAGAAGCTGGTCCGCAGGAAGCCACAGTTCAGGGAGGAACCTGAGAGTTCCGAGACCCCTCCTCCGAACACCCTGGACCTGGTGGTGATAGGTTTGGACAACATGTTGGGAGCTGGCATATACATCCTGATTGGGGGAGTGGCCAAATTCGTAGCTGGACCAGCAATCATCCTTTTCTTACTGGTGGCCGGCCTGACTATTGTGTTTTCTGGGCTGTGTTATGTCGAGTTGGCAGCTGGAGTAGAAAGACCTGGTACTGTGTATTTCATCAGCTATGTCACAATGGGACAACTGTATGCCTTCATCACTGGCTGGAACCTCTTACTGTATTTAATTATTG CCATTGCCTGTATAGCCCGGGCCTGGAGCTCCACCTTTGACAGCCTGATTGGGAACCACATCTCTGAGGCATTAGAGGGAACTTTCTCTCTGCAAATGCCCTACTTCCTGGCCTCATTTCCAGACTTTCTTGCCCTGGGCCTGGTGCTGCTGCTCACAG GACTCCTGGCTCTGAGAGTTTATGAGTCAACCCTGATTTACAAAGTGTTCACATGCTTAAACATTTTGGTCCTCAGCTTCATCATCCTCTCTGGCTTCATTAAGGGAGATCTGCACAACTGGAAGCTCACGGAACAGGACTACACATTGGCTGCAGCTGGATCTGGTGATGCCTACAG CTTGGGCCTTCTGGGTTCTGGAGGGTTTGTGCCTTTTGCttttgatggaattctccagggagcaGCTACATGTTTCTACGCATTTGTTGGTTTTGCTGGCATTGTCAGTGCAG GGAGAAAAGCCAGCAATCCTCAGTGGTCCATGCCCTTGGCTGTCGTGATCTCCTTCTTCATCTGCTTTTTGGTGTGTTTTGGTGTCTCGGCGGCCCTCACCCTCATGGTGCCCTACTACCTGATTCAGCTTGAGAGCCCCTTGCCGCAGGCTTTCGTCTATGTTGGGTGGGACTCTGCCAAATATGTCGTGGCTGTTGGCACCCTCTCCATTCTTTTATACAG CCTTCTGAGTATCATGTTTATCATGTCTCAGTTGACCTATGCAATGGCAGAGGATGGGCTCCTTTTCCGGGGACTTGCCTGGATCCCTGCCCCCACCGATGCCCGCACCATCATTATCCACACCACTGATGCCCGCATCATTGTCCACACCGTTGCACCCACAGGAACCCCCATCATGGCCATCTTGGTTCCTGGAACTCTTGCAG CGGTCATGGCTTTACTCTTGGACTTCACTGACCTGGTGGACCTCATGTCATTTCAGTCCCTGCTCGCTTACTCCCTGGTGACATTTTCTGTCCTTGTCCTCAG GTATCAACCAGCCCAGAACGGAAGcaagaaggagaaaacagaggaggaaactgagacgaAGCCTGAAGTTGAAGGAGGTCCTTTGGAATCTGAACCTGAAGCAGGAACCTCAAACATTCTAAAGAGTCTGTGGTTCCCTCCCAGCACCATCCCAACCCGGAAATCTGGCCAGATTGTCTACGGATGTGCCTCCCTGGTTG TTCTTCTGCTGATAATCCTGAGCCTGATCCTGTACCGGTGGTCCACCCAGGTGTTCTCTGGAGACCCCGTGCTCACAACagtggctgtgctgctgctgctgctcatcacTGGGGTCACGGTCATCATCTGGAGGCAGCCCCAGAACCCCAGTACTCTTCCGTTCAGGGTAGGTGACCTCATGTGTCCAAAGTGTCCACCTCAAGTGAAGGAGGTCTGCGTGCTTTAG
- the LOC112580335 gene encoding cationic amino acid transporter 3, translated as MCLPACLLSSTLTLAVLLLTILSLILGQWPSQVFSGDPVLTTVAVLLLLLITGVTAVIWRQPQDPTTLHFSDLPYTLDMGSDTTWRRTLSNTPASTSQLLDKNIPGAESS; from the exons ATGTGCCTTCCTGCTTG CCTGTTGTCCTCCACCTTGACCCTTGCAGTTCTCCTGCTGACCATCCTGAGCCTGATCCTGGGCCAGTGGCCCAGCCAGGTGTTCTCTGGAGACCCCGTGCTCACAACagtggctgtgctgctgctgctgctcattaCTGGGGTCACGGCCGTCATCTGGAGGCAGCCCCAGGACCCCACTACCCTTCACTTCAGC GATTTACCATATACTTTGGATATGGGATCCGACACAACTTGGAGGAGAACACTGAGCAACACACCAGCCTCCACCTCCCAATTACTGGACAAAAACATCCCTGGTGCTGAGTCATCTTAA